The following coding sequences lie in one Sorex araneus isolate mSorAra2 chromosome 4, mSorAra2.pri, whole genome shotgun sequence genomic window:
- the LOC101553886 gene encoding 5-beta-cholestane-3-alpha,7-alpha-diol 12-alpha-hydroxylase, whose product MVFWTPVLGALLLAVFGYLCLLQLLRQRRPHEPPLDKGPVPWLGHAIAYRNNMLEFLKRMRAKHGDVFTVQLGGQYFTFVMDPFSFSPILKEARKKLNFVQFAQKLVLQVFGYQSIEGDFEMIHSNSLKHLKGVGLEELNEIMLDKLSLFILEPLGQNPDSGWHEDDLFDFCYKALFKAGYLSLFGYTKDKKQDQLQAEELFKEFRKYDRMFPRFVFSLLGPREWREVRRLQHFFYKVLSVQHNLEKDGLSAWILDMLQFLREHDVIADMQDKFNFMMLWASQGNTGPSSFWTLLFLLKDPEALQAVRKEAIQALREASQDGQPSLDKVVSILKHTPVLDSVLEESLRLGTAPTLYRLVEEDYTLKMASGQEFLIRQGDILTLFPYLPVHMDPEIHPEPGTFKFDRFLNPNGTRKVDFYKGGKKVHHYTMPWGAGVSICPGRFFALSEIKLFILMMVLHFDLELINPDAPVPPIDPQRWGFGTTQPSHDVRFRYRWRPIL is encoded by the coding sequence ATGGTGTTCTGGACGCCAGTGCTGGGAGCCCTGCTATTGGCTGTGTTCGGGTACCTATGCCTTTTACAACTGCTCCGGCAACGCAGACCCCATGAGCCCCCTCTGGACAAAGGCCCTGTGCCCTGGCTGGGCCATGCCATAGCTTATCGGAACAATATGCTTGAATTCCTGAAGCGTATGCGGGCCAAACACGGGGACGTGTTCACGGTGCAACTGGGAGGCCAGTACTTCACCTTTGTCATGGATCCCTTTTCCTTCAGCCCCATCCTCAAGGAAGCACGGAAAAAGCTAAACTTCGTCCAATTTGCCCAAAAACTGGTGCTGCAGGTATTTGGATATCAGTCGATTGAGGGAGATTTCGAAATGATACACTCTAACAGCCTCAAGCATCTCAAGGGGGTCGGTTTGGAGGAGCTCAATGAAATTATGCTGGACAAACTCTCCCTTTTTATCCTGGAGCCCCTGGGCCAGAATCCAGACTCTGGTTGGCACGAGGATGACCTCTTTGACTTCTGCTACAAGGCCTTGTTCAAAGCTGGCTACCTGAGCCTCTTTGGCTACACCAAAGACAAGAAACAGGACCAGCTCCAGGCGGAAGAGCTCTTTAAGGAGTTCCGCAAGTATGACCGCATGTTCCCCaggtttgttttctctttgttggGGCCCCGGGAGTGGCGAGAGGTCCGCCGGCTCCAGCATTTCTTCTACAAGGTACTCTCTGTACAGCACAACCTGGAGAAGGATGGTTTGAGCGCCTGGATCTTAGACATGCTTCAGTTTCTCAGGGAACATGACGTCATAGCAGACATGCAGGACAAGTTCAACTTCATGATGCTCTGGGCCTCTCAGGGGAACACGGGGCCTAGCTCATTCTGGACACTCTTGTTCCTCCTAAAGGACCCAGAGGCCTTGCAGGCCGTGAGGAAAGAGGCCATCCAGGCTCTGCGGGAGGCCAGCCAGGACGGTCAGCCAAGCTTGGACAAGGTGGTCAGCATCCTGAAGCACACCCCTGTGCTGGACAGCGTGCTGGAGGAGTCTCTGCGGCTGGGCACTGCCCCCACCCTCTACAGGCTGGTTGAAGAGGACTATACTCTCAAGATGGCCAGCGGGCAGGAGTTCCTGATCCGCCAGGGAGACATATTGACACTCTTCCCTTACCTCCCCGTGCACATGGACCCCGAGATCCACCCTGAGCCAGGTACCTTCAAGTTTGATCGTTTCCTCAATCCCAACGGCACCCGCAAAGTGGACTTCTACAAGGGCGGCAAGAAGGTCCACCACTACACCATGCCATGGGGTGCAGGCGTGTCCATCTGCCCTGGCAGGTTTTTTGCCCTCAGTGAGATAAAGCTCTTCATCCTCATGATGGTTCTGCATTTTGACCTGGAGCTGATAAACCCGGATGCACCTGTGCCTCCCATAGACCCCCAACGCTGGGGCTTTGGGACCACCCAGCCCAGTCATGATGTGCGCTTCCGCTACCGGTGGAGGCCCATCCTGTGA